The Pseudonocardia broussonetiae DNA segment GTCCGGCTCCCGGACGCGACGAGGGGGATCCGTGGACGTCACGCAGAAGTCCGGCCTGGCCGGCGAGATGGCCGCGATGCCGCAGGTGTGGCGACGGCTGCTCGCCGCCCACGTGCCCGACCGGCTGGGGCGCTGCACGTCGTGCCGCCACTCCAGCGGGTCGGGCGCGAAGTGGCCCTGCAACCTGCACCGCGTCGCCGCCGAGGCGGAGCGGCTCTACGACCTGAAGCTCGGTCAGGCGGTCGGCGCGGAGTAGTGCCCGGGCCAGTGCCGGTAGGGGATCCGCGTGATCTCGCGGAGCTCGCCGACGGTCGACCACTCGTCGCGCCCGAGACGGGCCAGCGGGGCGAGGCCGGCGATCGTGGGGAGGCCGCCGTCGTGGGGGTCGCCGTCGAACACGTCGGTGCGGACCGAGGCGTGCACGACGCGGCCGATGACGACCGTCGAGTCGCCCAGCGTCAGCGCCTGCTCGAGGCGGCACTCCAGCGCCACCGGTGACTCGGCGACCCGCGGCGGCGCCACCAGCGCGCTCGGCTCGGCCGTCAGCCCCACCTCGGCGAACTCGCTGACCCCGGCCGGGAAGTCGGTGCCCGTCGCGTTGACCTGCTCGAACAGCGGCTCGGTGGCCAGGCAGACGACGAACTCGCCGGTGTCGCGCGCGTTGGTCAGCGAGTCCTTCACCCCGACGCTGGTGAACTGGACCATCGGCGGGTCGACGCAGGAGACGGTGAAGAACGAGTGCGGGGCGAGGTTGTCGACGCCCGCGGCCGAGCGCGTGCTGACCCAGGCGATCGGGCGGGGCACGACCACGGAGGTGAGCAGGCGGTAGAACCCGCGGACGCCGAGGCCGGCCGGGTCGAGATCGGTGCGCATGGCCCGATCCTGCCCCGCGGGTGATCGCCGCGCCCGCTCCGCCGTAGGTTCGCGGCGTGAGAACGCGCGCAGCCGGGCTGCTCCTCGGGGCGCTCGCCGACGCCCTGCTCGGCGACCCCCGCCGCTTCCACCCGGTCGCGGGCTTCGGCTCGGTCGCGGCGGCGGTGGAGCGGCGGACGTACGCCGACCGGCGGGCGTCGGGGGTCGTGCACACGGCCGTGCTCGTCGGCGGGGTCGTCGGTGCCGGGGTCGCGGTGGAGGGGGTCGGGCGGCGGCATCCGCTGCTGGGCGTCGCGCTGACCGCACTGGCCACGTGGACGGTGCTCGGCGGGTCGTCGCTGGCGGCGCACGGAGCGGCGCTGGCGGGGGAGCTCACCGCGTCCGACGGGGACGGCCTGGCGGCGGCGCGGCGGCGGCTGCCGTCGCTGTGCGGGCGCGACCCGGCGTCGCTGGACGCGGCCGGGATGGCGCGGGCGGGCGTGGAGTCGTTGGCGGAGAACACCTCCGACGCCGTGGTGGCCCCGCTGTTCTGGGGCGCGGTGGCCGGGGTGCCGGGGCTGCTCGGGTACCGGGCGGTGAACACGCTCGACGCGATGGTGGGCTACCGCTCGCCCCGGTACGCGCGGTTCGGGTGGGCCTCGGCCCGCCTCGACGACGCCGCCAACCTGCTGCCGGCCCGGGTCTGCGCGGCCCTGTGCGTGGTCCTCGCCCCGGCCGTCGGCGGTTCCCCGGCGGCCGCGCTCGCCGCCTGGCGCCGGGACGCGGGCTCCCACCCCTCCCCGAACGCCGGGCCGGTGGAGGCGGCCGCCGCCGGGGCGCTGGGCGTCGGGCTCGGGGGGCGGACGGTGTACGCCCACGGGGTCGAGGAGCGCCCCCGCCTGGGCGACGGCCCCGCCCCCGTCGCCGCCGACCTGCACCGCGCCGCCCGCCTCTCCCGGCTGGTGGCCGGGGCGTCGGCGGTGCTGGCGGCGCTCGCCGCCCGCTGACCCCGGCTCAGTGCGGGAGCGGCGCCTCGTCGTCCTCGCCCGACAGCGCCCGGCGCAGGGCCGACCGGTCGGGCCGCCCCCGCCGCTGCAGCAGCTCCAGCCGGATGAAGTAGCCCAGGGCCAGCAAGGCGATCACCCCGAACGTGATCCACTGCAGCGCGTAGGACAGGTTCGTGAACGGCGCCCCGCCCGCCACCGGGGCCACCGGCAGGGGGCTCAGGACGCCGGGCTGGTCGGCGGCGAGCTGGAGCCAGCCCGGTTCGAGGGCGAGGCCGGTGGCCGAGGCGAGCAGGCGGGAGTCGGCGACGTAGAGCTGCCGGAACCCGGCCTCGTCGAGCACTCGGCCCTCGGGGTCGGTCTGGTCGAGGCGCAGGCGCGCGGTGAGCGTCACCTCACCCGCGGGCGGGGCGGCGACGTCGGGCGTGACCGCGCCGCTGGAGGTCTCGACGGTCCCGCGGTCGACGGTCAGCAGCCGCCCGTCGGACGTGCGGAAC contains these protein-coding regions:
- a CDS encoding SURF1 family protein, encoding MRFLLRPGWLALIAVVLGFVVACYTLLAPWQFGREAQREAQQQAIDAANTTPPVPLAQLVEPGAGVTPDVEWRQVEVTGTYLPDDQGLVRLRVVDGRPAVEVLTPFRTSDGRLLTVDRGTVETSSGAVTPDVAAPPAGEVTLTARLRLDQTDPEGRVLDEAGFRQLYVADSRLLASATGLALEPGWLQLAADQPGVLSPLPVAPVAGGAPFTNLSYALQWITFGVIALLALGYFIRLELLQRRGRPDRSALRRALSGEDDEAPLPH
- a CDS encoding cobalamin biosynthesis protein, which gives rise to MRTRAAGLLLGALADALLGDPRRFHPVAGFGSVAAAVERRTYADRRASGVVHTAVLVGGVVGAGVAVEGVGRRHPLLGVALTALATWTVLGGSSLAAHGAALAGELTASDGDGLAAARRRLPSLCGRDPASLDAAGMARAGVESLAENTSDAVVAPLFWGAVAGVPGLLGYRAVNTLDAMVGYRSPRYARFGWASARLDDAANLLPARVCAALCVVLAPAVGGSPAAALAAWRRDAGSHPSPNAGPVEAAAAGALGVGLGGRTVYAHGVEERPRLGDGPAPVAADLHRAARLSRLVAGASAVLAALAAR
- a CDS encoding flavin reductase family protein, coding for MRTDLDPAGLGVRGFYRLLTSVVVPRPIAWVSTRSAAGVDNLAPHSFFTVSCVDPPMVQFTSVGVKDSLTNARDTGEFVVCLATEPLFEQVNATGTDFPAGVSEFAEVGLTAEPSALVAPPRVAESPVALECRLEQALTLGDSTVVIGRVVHASVRTDVFDGDPHDGGLPTIAGLAPLARLGRDEWSTVGELREITRIPYRHWPGHYSAPTA